The following are encoded together in the Flavobacterium haoranii genome:
- a CDS encoding sugar 3,4-ketoisomerase: protein MEIGKLIDIPKIEERRGNLSVIEKDLVPFDIKRVYYLYDVPAGAERGGHAHKKLQQFLVALSGSFDVVLHTGAKTETITLSKPFQGLLIENETWRELKNFSSGAVCLVVASEVFEEEDYIRDFDEFRSWKNQ, encoded by the coding sequence ATGGAAATAGGAAAATTAATAGATATACCAAAAATAGAAGAGCGTAGAGGAAACTTATCTGTAATTGAAAAAGATTTAGTTCCGTTTGATATAAAGCGCGTTTATTATTTGTATGATGTTCCTGCTGGAGCTGAACGTGGCGGTCATGCGCATAAAAAACTCCAACAATTTTTAGTGGCACTTTCAGGTAGTTTTGATGTTGTTTTGCACACTGGAGCTAAAACAGAAACAATTACGCTAAGCAAACCTTTTCAAGGACTTTTAATAGAAAACGAAACTTGGCGTGAATTGAAAAATTTTTCTTCAGGAGCTGTCTGTTTAGTTGTTGCTTCTGAAGTTTTTGAAGAAGAAGATTATATTAGAGATTTTGACGAATTTCGCTCTTGGAAAAATCAATGA